In Acanthopagrus latus isolate v.2019 chromosome 6, fAcaLat1.1, whole genome shotgun sequence, the genomic window AAGACAATAAGAAATCAGAGTGGGTAGAAGTAAAGACAGGGACTCTGGCAGCTCAGTTAAGGAAAAAGCAGCTAACTAATGAtctataaaaacaacagaaggagCCAGTAAGCTTGTCCGGTGTGCTGATGGATCTGTGGCCCCGGGGTCAGTGGGTAGATGGGGCTATGGTTGCGTAAGAACTGTCCTTGTTAGCTCCAGCACAACAAACATGGAcaatacagacacaaagactGGCAGTACAGGAGCACATACACTGAGGGCCGTCATTGCAGTTATCAAATATGTGCTCTGGGAAAGACAGCAACACACCCTCTTAACCATTCATTTGAACTCAGAAGTTAACATGTCACAACACATCATAGTGTTAATGCCATTTACTTAGTGCTGGGCAAAACTGTATACAGTTTCAGTATTTTGTGTGGTCAAACGTgacttcagtgtaaacaaacatggcggACGAACTGAAAGatgcagtggtggttgttttagGCCTATTactgtctgaaaaaaacaaaaccaagacaAAACACTATGGACAAAGTCATGGAGACGGCAAGAGTGTGGGCGTTGGAGGTGAGTAAAAATTGTCACAGGTATTACACATAGCTTCAAGAGCAGCAAGGTGTGCTCTGGCCCCCGGTACTGCAGTACGGGTGACGGAGAAACACAGCCTGGCGTCTTGATTGGCTGTTTGTCCGGTATACGTGacatcacacactgtgcatgctCGGCTCTGCTCGCAACACCccacacactacaggatttaTAACCAACCAATGGCCAACTGTTTGTCAGGGCCTGTAACATCTGTCAAATTGATCgcaatgacatatttttttacCATGTCCTGCAGCCTTTTGGAGAAACAGTAATTCAACAAAGCAgctaaattaaaatgataacaatATGAAGATAAAAAGGCATACATACCTGTAATCTTGTTATCTATCTTGCTGAGGGTCATGCAGCACACATAACTTGGTCCATTCTGGTCTGCAGCTCAAATGCACTGGGCCGGTCCTGAGGGTTGACGGCGAGCATGTCCTGCAGAAGCTTCCTTACTCCATCAGACATGCATGATCTGCGTTTCTGTGGGATGCTCAGTACCATCTTTGGATTCTCCAGCAGTGCCTCACCAACTGGTACAATGTCTGCTCCTTGTCTCACATATGTACCCAGCAGCTCCCGCTTAGACTCGGCATCAATGAAAGTTATTCTCTCCAGCATGGCCCAAATGATGATGCCGAGGGCAAATATGTCAGCCTTGGCTGTGTAGTGGCCCTCCCACACCTCAGGAGCCATATAGAAGTCTGAGCCGCATGCCGATGACAACCAAAACTTGTTGACATTGACGTTTTTGTTCTTGTCTTCGCCTTCTTTGCCCTCACTGGTGTCTCCTAAACCTGCACAGACTTTACTCAGGCCGAAGTCAGCCACCTTGAGGACTGGAGTCCCTGACTTCTCAGAGATGAGGATATTGTCAGGTTTGAGGTCTCTGTGCACAATGTGGTTTTCATGCAGAAAAGCGACAGCACTGGTCAGCTGGAGCATGAAACTGTTGTTGGTTTGCGAATCAGGCCGCCGGGACAGGATGAACTGGTTGAGGTCACCACCTTCACAGAACTCCATGACAAACCACAGGTAACAAGGCTCCTCTGGAGGACCGAGCACCCTCTCACCTGCAACGGGCACACACTAGTCACTCACAGTTATGAAAAACTGTAGTACAGAATACTCAAAGTAGTTACaaccacaaagaaaacatacatatatcaataagaaaaaaacaacatgaaatgtcaTTGATAAAGTACACCATGCCACTAACTACAAGTAAGATTTATTGCATTTATTGTGTAGCTTTTTCATGCAATTGTAGCCTATAAGAAAAATATGTTACAAGTCCACAGGAGAATTTGCAGTAGATAACTATCTCATAGACTCTGACCTCATTAAATGTGTCCTGCATTTCTTTATCAGCAAGTTCCCTGAAAAGGTTATGTTCAGGTGGTATCTGTATTTCAAAAGACAGAGCCACTGTGGGGCAGTTCAGGGCATCTTTACTGTACTCTGGTATGTATTTTAGATTTTCAGCTGAGATAACATTTCAAACGTAATGTTCGGGTTAACAATTCATTCATAATGACCCACTGTAAGACAACTAATGTTACTAGCACTGCATTCAGGAGGTTATCATTTGAGATAAACTATGAACAGATCAAGTACCGGTACTACGGCTAAGGATGAGCAAAGAACTGGACTCTCCCTGGTGGTTTGGAGTCAAAGTTGAGATGAATCAGTCtgtcttttttaattaatgtcagAGACAACAACACCTGCACTACAAACAAGGTAAGTACATGAGTACAGGGGTTATCGAAAGGCAAAGGATCGGTGTGGTGAATTTGGCAAAAGTACAAACGAATCAATGTGTAAAAATACCTCTGtgaccacagcaacacagcagacTCCATTTTAGTGAGTCCGAGCCTCGGGAGCTCCCTCACCAACTCTACCCATCCCCCAGCACGCCTGTGTCATGGCgacaacaacaataactgaAAGGAAATTTCGTCCGACAAAGCTAACCCTGCAAACCAAACACGGCTGGCATTCATGTCAGCTACAGGTCAACACAGATCAAGACTGTGCCAAAAGCAAACCCGCGTACAAACGTCCTCCTCTGGCTTAGCTAATCAAATGACCGGTATGATgtaacagcacacacaccccGAAACTGTTGCCCGACTCACATTAGCAATTATTTGATACAGATCACAGTATAACCATTCACAGTAAACCACTGCCTAAATCTGAGTGCTATTCTTGTTTTGATAGGAGGTCAAAGCTGCATTGGAAAATCTTGCTAACCCACCAATCCAAACTAAATGGTAGCACTGATGTCCTTCTCAGTATAAGAAGTGGCTCAACTTAAACAGTACAAGTTAAAGAGCCTCACCTTTCAGTGAAGTCTCCACCAGACGCAGGTACTGTTTGGACCGTTTGTTCCCATGACTCATTTTCTGGGCCATGCCGTtcctctgcagcacacactctTCCAGCTGCACGACATTTTGATGCTTCTTCTCCAAACTTGTCAGCGCCCAGAACTCCTGCAGGGCGAGCTCCACGTTTTCCGGCGCGTCGCACCGCAGTTTCTTCACCGCGACTTTGGCACCGGACCTCCGGGCCACAGCTTCGTACACCACTCCGTATGTGCCCCTTCCCACCTCCCGCAGGAGGCTGTAGCGGGGCGCCATGACTCTCTGCTCCAGGTTGTCCTGCTTGGAGAGCCCGGTGACCCCCTTCATGTCATGGTCTTCTTCCGTGTTTCCCACGCTGAGAGAACGCAGCACATTGGACTCGTCAACTCGTGCTGTGGTTTGCTGTCTGCGGCAGGCTCGTGCGCTCCTCGTGCGTCTCCGCCAGTTGTCACCACTAGCGGTATCCATACGTGTCTGTGATCCGTCACAGTTCGCACTTTAAATGGATATATGTCCACATGTTGTCAACATTTCGTCCACTCGACTTCCCCGCGGTCCTTAAATGACTGGTGAATACAGGGAAGAAACTGGCCTGGTAATGTAGGTTGAAAATGGGAGGAGGGTAAACGGAGCGAAGCACGAGTTCATAGCCACACAAATCTAAGACAGTTTCCGGTCAAGActctcaaaataaaacctgttaTTGGTGAACGAGTTTTTGGTGCTGGTAAACTTTACAGACAGCAAACCGAACCGAAAATTACCCATTCTTTCGATAATGTCATGCAACAGAAtcagttggtttttttttctttttttcttttttttttttagggacaGGTAAATACAAGCAAAGAAGGATGAGTCACAACATACTATGTCTGTGCAAGTGTTTATGTAAATTGTAGCGTTAAATAATACCACTGTCGCAATTCATAATTCTACAAAGCTCAGCTTCGGTGCGATGTTTAGGTCTTTTCAGTATCAACACATATATCTTTATCCttattatttaaatgaagtAATTTAATTTCTCGTGGCAAAATATCCGAGCTTCCGGCCTTCTTCGGTCTCCATCCGGCTGCTTAACGGCACTCCAGAGACCCGCAGTTATCGAGTTCAGATGTACCATTGTGAAAGAACACGGGGTACCGAAATACATTGGGAAAGGAACCTGCCCATTTCGGTGTCAGTGAACATAGAATGATTTGTAACCACTATCATAACTAAATACATGTCAGGTACATACATTTTTAGACTTACAGAAATGCCTTTATTTCAACGTCGTCAAATGCAAATCATAGCATTGAcgtcacacacagctgcctgtTAATTTAGACGTGAAATAAATGGGCTTTTACATATTCTCTAATATACTGTGGTAAATACTCAGTTCAGTGACAGTGAACATGTGTAAGTCGTTTCTATTCTACTATTTCACAGGACTTTGTTCACAATTGATCCCCCGCCAGTTAGCCGGCGATGGTTTCTTCCTTCCAGCTCCTGTTCAGCATGGTAGTTCACGTGTGCGCGTCCTCAGCCAACGACGGCACGTGTCCGAGCACGCTGCCAGGAGGAGAGGCCTGTACACGTCCCGGAGCACACAAACCCGCCCAGCTGGTACGGAGTCAGAGTCAAGCCAAaacctcgcacacacacacacaaaacctgttTTATTCACACCCAACgattcacaaacaaactcagtgtGGTTTGCAAATATACAACATCATTCACAAAATaatccattttgttttgcaaataagAAATGTACCTATCAAACAAGTAAATCATGcttcagaaacaaatacagcatgttttacacatacaaagaaacacatttcttcaagTATAATAAAATCTCTTTCAAGTACAAAAACAATTCTACAAGTATGAAAAAACTGTTATGTGACTTTTGGCACAATCTTACCACTGACATGTGACTTGGCACTACTTTTGCTTGCTAATCCACACACAAATGTCTTCATTATCCACACACAAATGCCCGATAAATATAGATAGACAAATGCAATAGTCGCCAAGCTAATGCCGATGTTGCTTAGCTAGCGGGAGAGCCATGACGCAAatttattgctttttctttacaaacacaaaccaaattCACACATCAGAATCTCACTCAACTCACCAAGAATTTCCCTTTGGCTAATGCCAGCAGGATTGTTGCCACCACAGGTCTTTTGGATGAGAGCAATGGCACCGTTATTTGGCTTTTACTAGTACATAGCTGATGCCTTCACTGTCCAAAACACACGTCCGTCTCTTTGGCTGCTCAGGTAGGAAAAAGGATACATAGGGCAAGTTCAAGTGTTTGATAGACGTAATAAAGTCaataaagtcaaagtcaaatctCAAACTACTATATATTATCACATGACcaatgtttaaaatatatatatatatatataaatgtagatatattgttgttttagacattttgttCATAGTGTTATCAATAACCACATCCTACAAATCAAACATTGCTCTGAGTAAGCTATATttaccacatacacacacacacacacacacacacacacacagaaacaaatggtCCATCACGTGCACATTGCAGCGGCGGTAAAATTACCAGGGCGTGCGGACGGATATACAACCTTTTTACATCCTCAACTGCTCTCGTCAttttatacagaaaaaaaaacaagtgcatgTAAATTACTAATTTTCTTATGTAAATACTTCTGTTTTATTGCTACATATTTGCTGACAATTCTTGCTTCATCTGCCTTCATCTTCCTGATTCCCACACCTAATTATTCAAATCGACTGGTAAGCAATTTAGCCAACTATAGCTAACTTGATCCAGTCATTCATTTATGAACACTGGGCTTTCTTTGGTGAACTGAGCCACTTCAGCCAACACTCCGTCATTCTCAGCAAAAGTAATATACATTTACTTTACGTGAACTAGGTCACAGCTAAACGTTGGTCTAAATTTACCTTTACCGGCAGTCAGGTAATATGAGGTTAATGCTAAACAGATGCTAAGCAGCCTATGTTAGCAGGCTGAACTACAAGGTTTTCTCAGTTTCACAGTTAACTTCTGTTACTAATGTAACATGATTCCTGTGGAGTAGGACCTTTCAAAGTTATACCATTAGTAACATGGGTTATTACAGCCAAAAAGGCATATTGCAATATTATCAAAGACCTTTAACTCAAGTCTTAACAGTAGACAGCCACAGCAACAACCTGATAACAACggacccatcaatgcaacaacGCGATTGGCTGATGGTTTCCGGTTCAACAAACCACACAATTGGCCCTTGGGGGTGGGGGCGGGATATATATCATACTACGCAATCTCTGGCATTACAGACTTTTCTATTCATAATGCCTGAAGTGCTCTGTTATTTGTTTGCGCCTCTCTTCAGGCGCTCTGTATTATCTATATGGTGCCTGAAGAGAggtgcaaacagaaaacatgtccaAAAACACCTTAAGACCAACATGGGTGCAAACCGCataattatttttgaatttACGCATCAGTCCATCACAATAGTTAATAAATTAAACTATCGACTAAATTAGTGTTCTTGATCCAGGGTAACGCCTAGCTTAACGCTTGCGCAACTCGCATTACAGAGGCTAGACCAAATCtatgcaaaaaacaaatgctgaatttatttcaagtaaataaaaactgtaacacGCCATCGAATCACGCTTCTATACAATGCATCTTGAAGAACTTACCTGTGAGAGTCCTTCTATTGGACGAAAGTCCATTTTAAAGGTAGCTGCTACTGCCACGCATAATGATTATCTCCATGCTGCACGCAGATAGCAGGAAGTCTTAAAACCAGGGGTGTCGAACTGAGAACCCTTATATTCGCCCTCCCCCTTTAACAGCTGCCGTGCTGAACCtaacagaaaaagcaaaagtgTTACCATGGACTTCACAAAAAGTATGGTTCAGCCAGCAGTGACTAAATCTAACAAATTGGCAATAATCACAGATGGCAAGACACTGACCAAATTAACACTATTCGAACAATTTGGCACTAAAATTAAATTGGGACAGAGTTATATAATGAGGGGCTACAGCCTTAGGGGAAGTGATCTACTATATTAGATCAATGTCGATGGACAAACAAAGTTCTTCTGCACCACTGACATAACTATCTCGGATGACCTCCCCAAAGAGGTGGAGTTTCTGGAGAACCCTGCATCACCACCCACCTCCATCAGTGAGTGGCAGAGCAGGCAGGGGCTCCTAAGTAGTGAAGGCCAGGTGGTGGAGGCAAGTTTTTTTCATTGCTTCCAGTATTAAGATGGTAAAGTGGCAGTGGAAGCCATAGTAATGCGGTGggcattttccattttttttcctgtaacacATGGGTTTTTGATACTAataaactttgtgtttgtgttcagaggtTAATTGTCTGTTAGCTGATAAGACCAAGACTTCGTTTTACAATTTAAAGTATTGTAATGATATGAACTTGAGTTAGgaatgtcaaatgtcaaatgtcaactTTACATTATAAATGGGTGATTGAATGTATCCATCTTGTCATTCAGGTATCAACAGTGAAAAGAGTCAAAGCAGGAAAGGATCTTGTTCCCATGAAAAGGGTCAAGCTGCAGCAGGTAAGTTGTAAAGACATTTGTATGATTCATGGACAGGTAGAGAcggggaagaagaagagcaaataGGGAAGATAAAGGGACAGAATGACAAAAGAATATGAACAGAGATGGGAAGGGGAAATAGAGAGCCAGAATGAAAGAGATGAGGAAAAGGAAGGgagaagacagaaggagagagagcatatgtgtgtgtgcatgtttgagcCATATCTGAACTGTAGGTAGGATGTTCTGCATGCTGTTTCAATGGACAACTGAGAGGAACTGATGCTGGATCAGTTCAGTCATATTTAGGGGTTCATGCACAGGTAGACAtagggaggagatggagggggacAGAAAGGGGCAAAGGGTGataaatgagagagaaagaggaggaagaaaggaggaagactagccaagaggaagaagaaaagaaggggaggagaaCAAGATAAGATacagaaatatagaaaatataaaagtaTTTAAGTGgtattgtttaaaaataaataaatacatgtattcCCCAGTCTGTTTTTAACAGGGCACTGACGTTGTTGAGGTGGGCCTCTGGAGGGAGGCAGCCGTCCATAACATGGCTATTGGTGACAGGGTGGTGGTCACACACCTAATGCCAGCAGAACAGTTGGGTCTGCAGTCAACTTCTCACACCACTTGTGCGGtactgtcttgtttgttttttttactcagttTACACATTTTTACCCCATTGTTCTtattttattgactttgaaCCATACAAGAAAAAGTCCAATTTTATTaggttttaaaacaatttcTCTATGAATGATGCGTTAAAATATTAGTTGATGTTGATAAAAGTGAGTTAATGAGTGTTAAGTAGGGACGTCTAAAAACCCTGCTGTGTCTACTGCCAGAGCAACCTCACCCCAGATAGGCAAGCAAAGATGAATGGAGGAAATTTAAACAATTCAttttataaacataaaatacatttacagtctCATTTTACAAAGAATAGATATTGCAAAAGGTCATACGTATAAGCCTAAAGATTAAACCTAATTTAAGTGAAAATGCTGGACTCAGAATGCAGAAGCTGGGGGCAGTAGAAGAGGTATTTCAGAGGTATTTCTTTACAACAATAGCTGGGACATTGAGAGAGGGGAGGGCAGGCAGTGAGGGTGAGTGATCTGGAAGTGAGGAGGTGGAACACACAGGGGATCAGGTGGAGCTGAGTGGAAAGACACTGAGGGCACacgagagaggaaaaaacacaagcatgacacaaaaaacactggaggaaaagcacatgaaaacaaaaatacatttatagtCACCATACGGGATGGAACAATCTGTCACATAAGTAGTGAAGAGATCATGTTGAACCAGCAGGAGTTGATGAGATGATGACATGCAGGTGCGTCtctcccacagacacacactagGAAGGAGCAGGTGAGATAGAAAGGAGGTGGGAATCAGTTCCaatcagtttaaaaaatgttctgtttgattttgtccAATATAatctttgttcctttttttaatatgttcccatttttcctcacattttttccaaaatgttcatgatcaatttaaatgtattttaatgtatgtATTAAATGTATTCTTAAAGTGGCAAAACTGGACGTGCTTGGTGTTACAATAAATTGAGAGTTTCTGAAAACGTGCAGTGCGCATGGATGGAGAGTCAAGTAGCGCAAGTACTTCAAGTCAAAGAAACAATGTTCAAAGAATTAATGCAATCAAACTCCCCAAACTAGTCAAGTCGAAATTTTCTGGGTAATTGAGTGGCAAGGGTTTTGGGGTCAGCATGTAACAGCCATACACGGTAACGAAGGTTTGAGTAAAACTTGACAACTGTGCAGTAGCAGGCCTTGTATTATCTGATGATAATAATGCAACTGACATGCTGAAAAGATGATTTGGCTGCAAGGACCTGGTGATAAATGCACATATGAATAAGTTGACTCCATGACATAAACATGACTCCAGTAAAAGGGGCCAGTGGTGTAGTGTGAAGTACACAGTCTTGATGCCATGGGTGTTGTATCTGACACTTATGAAAGTCTTTTATGCCCcatattgtttaaaaatgattccTGAGGACACTGCCCTTGATTTCACCCGACAAGAAGCTAATAATATGCTCAAAGCAACGGATTTGATGGAATTCCTGAAACTAGATGtggaaagcagagagagaacagaaaacCTCACACAAAAAAGAGGATATCCACCAGAGGAACGAAACACTGACCGTGAGAAGGagtgcaaaataaaaagaccATTCAAGGGCACCACTGCTTTGGCTATGTTGAGTCTATTGGCAGTTTGATGAGGGGATCACCTTCACTTGGAGCGTGATGTCACTTCTGGAGTGGAGGGTTTTCCCCAGCAATTAAAGCTGAGCTGGGGATGCATGCCAGGTGCGCTCCAGAGACTCAAGAAACCTTTTGTTCCCCTTCCCATTTCTCGGAACATTTGTTAATAGTCAATAAATGAAAGTATTTTTGAAACGAAAGAACCGTGATTTTTCCTGCACCTTACACTCCACAGGGAGCATGCAACATAATACTTGGTGAAATGACCTGCACGACATCAAGGCataatgtctctctctgtgatgatgttgatgatgcaCCTGAGCCTGTTAAAGAACCAGATCTTTGAAATTAATATACAGTGatgaatgacagaaaaaaaataatattatgtttgtttgttattaaaatctgttgttttctaGTGTTTTCTTCGCAAAAAGGCAAACGCTGCAAGCTCAGccatgttttgttctgtctaCGGGTAGTAGATAGTCGCTGTGTCACAATTCATGGTCTGCACACTTCGGAGCGTGCATTTTAAGTG contains:
- the LOC119021113 gene encoding serine/threonine-protein kinase 35-like gives rise to the protein MDTASGDNWRRRTRSARACRRQQTTARVDESNVLRSLSVGNTEEDHDMKGVTGLSKQDNLEQRVMAPRYSLLREVGRGTYGVVYEAVARRSGAKVAVKKLRCDAPENVELALQEFWALTSLEKKHQNVVQLEECVLQRNGMAQKMSHGNKRSKQYLRLVETSLKGERVLGPPEEPCYLWFVMEFCEGGDLNQFILSRRPDSQTNNSFMLQLTSAVAFLHENHIVHRDLKPDNILISEKSGTPVLKVADFGLSKVCAGLGDTSEGKEGEDKNKNVNVNKFWLSSACGSDFYMAPEVWEGHYTAKADIFALGIIIWAMLERITFIDAESKRELLGTYVRQGADIVPVGEALLENPKMVLSIPQKRRSCMSDGVRKLLQDMLAVNPQDRPSAFELQTRMDQVMCAA